A DNA window from Gopherus evgoodei ecotype Sinaloan lineage chromosome 22, rGopEvg1_v1.p, whole genome shotgun sequence contains the following coding sequences:
- the LOC115638593 gene encoding semaphorin-4E-like isoform X7, whose protein sequence is MSGISAVLCLYLVYGLMQQMEASILSCIPRKTVTYQNGNIKTFMKPGLSNFSTLLVSEETDILFVGARDAIFALDLNDISREIASEDWFATRDRQLECIRRGKDKVDCRNYILLLHKINDTNLYVCGTNAFYPACDYMVINSTDIHLQGKAEESRGRCPFEPTLNYASLLVDSAFYSATSNNFLGTEPIILRSLRNHLRTEFKASWLNEPSFVYMDIVRESESNPDGDDDKIYVFFTETAVEFEFYEKLLVSRIARVCKGDLGGKRILQKRWTSFLKSRLICSVPESNFQFNIVQDVFLLKRADWRESMFYGIFTQQWGRLDISAVCAFSMKTVQEVFAKGNYKGPVTVEHSHVKWMVFRGEVPLPRPGAIMDICIKLSAATGKCSLWRRYSCFSPQSLYNLLNCLLKRDLIQSVKNGDASKCPKIGQHFHYY, encoded by the exons ATGAGTGGCATCTCTGCTGTCCTCTGTCTCTATCTTGTTTATGGATTAATGCAACAGATGGAAGCCTCTATCCTGAGCTGCATTCCCAGAAAAACAGTAACATACCAAA ATGGAAATATAAAAACTTTTATGAAACCAGGATTATCCAATTTTTCCACACTCTTGGTGAGTGAAGAAACTGATATCTTATTTGTTGGAGCCAGAGATGCTATATTTGCACTTGACTTGAATGACATCTCAAGAGAAATAGCCAGT GAGGACTGGTTCGCAACAAGGGATAGGCAATTGGAATGCATTCGCAGAGGAAAGGACAAA gTAGATTGCCGAAACTACATCCTCCTCCTTCATAAGATAAATGACACTAATTTATATGTTTGTGGAACCAATGCATTTTACCCAGCTTGTGATTACATG GTCATCAACAGTACAGATATTCATCTGCAAGGGAAAGCTGAAGAAAGCAGAGGAAGATGTCCTTTTGAACCTACTCTGAATTATGCTTCTCTGTTAGTTG ATAGTGCATTTTATTCAGCCACTTCAAATAACTTCTTGGGCACTGAGCCTATTATACTTCGCAGTTTGAGAAACCATCTAAGGACAGAGTTTAAAGCATCTTGGCTAAATG AGCCCAGCTTTGTCTATATGGATATTGTGCGGGAAAGTGAATCTAATCCAGATGGAGATGATGATAAAATTTATGTGTTCTTCACTGAAACAGCTGTTGAATTTGAGTTCTATGAAAAACTTCTGGTGTCAAGAATTGCTCGTGTCTGCAAA GGTGATCTCGGTGGAAAACGCATATTGCAAAAAAGATGGACGTCATTTTTAAAATCCAGACTTATCTGTTCTGTTCCAGAATCAAATTTCCAGTTTAATATTGTTCAGGATGTCTTTTTACTTAAGAGAGCAGACTGGCGGGAAAGCATGTTTTATGGTATTTTTACTCAACAATG GGGAAGGTTGGATATTTCTGCAGTTTGTGCATTCAGTATGAAAACTGTCCAAGAAGTCTTCGCCAAAGGAAACTATAAAGGGCCAGTGACTGTGGAACATTCCCATGTTAAATGGATGGTGTTCAGGGGAGAAGTGCCACTCCCACGTCCCGGTGCT ATAATGGATATTTGCATAAAGCTCTCAGCTGCGACGGGGAAATGTTCATTATGGAGGAGATACAGCTGTTTCAGTCCCCAGAGCCTGTACAATCTCTTAAACTGTCTTCTAAAAAG ggATTTAATCCAGAGTGTTAAAAATGGTGATGCTTCCAAATGTCCTAAAATAG
- the LOC115638593 gene encoding semaphorin-4D-like isoform X5: MSGISAVLCLYLVYGLMQQMEASILSCIPRKTVTYQNGNIKTFMKPGLSNFSTLLVSEETDILFVGARDAIFALDLNDISREIASEDWFATRDRQLECIRRGKDKVDCRNYILLLHKINDTNLYVCGTNAFYPACDYMVINSTDIHLQGKAEESRGRCPFEPTLNYASLLVDSAFYSATSNNFLGTEPIILRSLRNHLRTEFKASWLNEPSFVYMDIVRESESNPDGDDDKIYVFFTETAVEFEFYEKLLVSRIARVCKGDLGGKRILQKRWTSFLKSRLICSVPESNFQFNIVQDVFLLKRADWRESMFYGIFTQQWGRLDISAVCAFSMKTVQEVFAKGNYKGPVTVEHSHVKWMVFRGEVPLPRPGACIDNFARSIGYNTSLDLPDKILQFVRDHPLMDNAVNPIGDRPVLLKRGSNYTRIVVDRITGLDKKTYDVLFIGTDNGYLHKALSCDGEMFIMEEIQLFQSPEPVQSLKLSSKKGLLYVGSPSQVVQLPVSVCSRYKQCLDCVLARDPYCSWSESFQKCVPVANQTGDLRDLIQSVKNGDASKCPKIGQHFHYY; the protein is encoded by the exons ATGAGTGGCATCTCTGCTGTCCTCTGTCTCTATCTTGTTTATGGATTAATGCAACAGATGGAAGCCTCTATCCTGAGCTGCATTCCCAGAAAAACAGTAACATACCAAA ATGGAAATATAAAAACTTTTATGAAACCAGGATTATCCAATTTTTCCACACTCTTGGTGAGTGAAGAAACTGATATCTTATTTGTTGGAGCCAGAGATGCTATATTTGCACTTGACTTGAATGACATCTCAAGAGAAATAGCCAGT GAGGACTGGTTCGCAACAAGGGATAGGCAATTGGAATGCATTCGCAGAGGAAAGGACAAA gTAGATTGCCGAAACTACATCCTCCTCCTTCATAAGATAAATGACACTAATTTATATGTTTGTGGAACCAATGCATTTTACCCAGCTTGTGATTACATG GTCATCAACAGTACAGATATTCATCTGCAAGGGAAAGCTGAAGAAAGCAGAGGAAGATGTCCTTTTGAACCTACTCTGAATTATGCTTCTCTGTTAGTTG ATAGTGCATTTTATTCAGCCACTTCAAATAACTTCTTGGGCACTGAGCCTATTATACTTCGCAGTTTGAGAAACCATCTAAGGACAGAGTTTAAAGCATCTTGGCTAAATG AGCCCAGCTTTGTCTATATGGATATTGTGCGGGAAAGTGAATCTAATCCAGATGGAGATGATGATAAAATTTATGTGTTCTTCACTGAAACAGCTGTTGAATTTGAGTTCTATGAAAAACTTCTGGTGTCAAGAATTGCTCGTGTCTGCAAA GGTGATCTCGGTGGAAAACGCATATTGCAAAAAAGATGGACGTCATTTTTAAAATCCAGACTTATCTGTTCTGTTCCAGAATCAAATTTCCAGTTTAATATTGTTCAGGATGTCTTTTTACTTAAGAGAGCAGACTGGCGGGAAAGCATGTTTTATGGTATTTTTACTCAACAATG GGGAAGGTTGGATATTTCTGCAGTTTGTGCATTCAGTATGAAAACTGTCCAAGAAGTCTTCGCCAAAGGAAACTATAAAGGGCCAGTGACTGTGGAACATTCCCATGTTAAATGGATGGTGTTCAGGGGAGAAGTGCCACTCCCACGTCCCGGTGCT TGCATTGATAATTTTGCCCGGAGTATTGGATACAACACTTCTCTTGATTTGCCTGATAAAATTCTGCAGTTTGTTAGAGACCATCCTTTAATGGATAATGCTGTAAATCCAATTGGTGATAGGCCAGTGCTACTGAAAAGAGGTTCAAATTATACCAGGATTGTAGTAGACAGAATCACTGGCCTAGATAAAAAAACATACGATGTTCTGTTTATAGGAACGG ATAATGGATATTTGCATAAAGCTCTCAGCTGCGACGGGGAAATGTTCATTATGGAGGAGATACAGCTGTTTCAGTCCCCAGAGCCTGTACAATCTCTTAAACTGTCTTCTAAAAAG GGCCTGCTATATGTAGGGTCTCCATCCCAAGTTGTACAACTCCCTGTTTCAGTATGCAGTCGATATAAACAGTGCTTGGATTGTGTTTTGGCAAGGGATCCTTATTGCTCGTGGTCTGAGTCTTTTCAGAAAtgtgttccagtggctaatcaaACAGGAGACTTGCG ggATTTAATCCAGAGTGTTAAAAATGGTGATGCTTCCAAATGTCCTAAAATAG
- the LOC115638593 gene encoding semaphorin-4D-like isoform X6 translates to MSGISAVLCLYLVYGLMQQMEASILSCIPRKTVTYQNGNIKTFMKPGLSNFSTLLVSEETDILFVGARDAIFALDLNDISREIASEDWFATRDRQLECIRRGKDKVDCRNYILLLHKINDTNLYVCGTNAFYPACDYMVINSTDIHLQGKAEESRGRCPFEPTLNYASLLVDSAFYSATSNNFLGTEPIILRSLRNHLRTEFKASWLNEPSFVYMDIVRESESNPDGDDDKIYVFFTETAVEFEFYEKLLVSRIARVCKGDLGGKRILQKRWTSFLKSRLICSVPESNFQFNIVQDVFLLKRADWRESMFYGIFTQQWGRLDISAVCAFSMKTVQEVFAKGNYKGPVTVEHSHVKWMVFRGEVPLPRPGACIDNFARSIGYNTSLDLPDKILQFVRDHPLMDNAVNPIGDRPVLLKRGSNYTRIVVDRITGLDKKTYDVLFIGTDNGYLHKALSCDGEMFIMEEIQLFQSPEPVQSLKLSSKKGFNPEC, encoded by the exons ATGAGTGGCATCTCTGCTGTCCTCTGTCTCTATCTTGTTTATGGATTAATGCAACAGATGGAAGCCTCTATCCTGAGCTGCATTCCCAGAAAAACAGTAACATACCAAA ATGGAAATATAAAAACTTTTATGAAACCAGGATTATCCAATTTTTCCACACTCTTGGTGAGTGAAGAAACTGATATCTTATTTGTTGGAGCCAGAGATGCTATATTTGCACTTGACTTGAATGACATCTCAAGAGAAATAGCCAGT GAGGACTGGTTCGCAACAAGGGATAGGCAATTGGAATGCATTCGCAGAGGAAAGGACAAA gTAGATTGCCGAAACTACATCCTCCTCCTTCATAAGATAAATGACACTAATTTATATGTTTGTGGAACCAATGCATTTTACCCAGCTTGTGATTACATG GTCATCAACAGTACAGATATTCATCTGCAAGGGAAAGCTGAAGAAAGCAGAGGAAGATGTCCTTTTGAACCTACTCTGAATTATGCTTCTCTGTTAGTTG ATAGTGCATTTTATTCAGCCACTTCAAATAACTTCTTGGGCACTGAGCCTATTATACTTCGCAGTTTGAGAAACCATCTAAGGACAGAGTTTAAAGCATCTTGGCTAAATG AGCCCAGCTTTGTCTATATGGATATTGTGCGGGAAAGTGAATCTAATCCAGATGGAGATGATGATAAAATTTATGTGTTCTTCACTGAAACAGCTGTTGAATTTGAGTTCTATGAAAAACTTCTGGTGTCAAGAATTGCTCGTGTCTGCAAA GGTGATCTCGGTGGAAAACGCATATTGCAAAAAAGATGGACGTCATTTTTAAAATCCAGACTTATCTGTTCTGTTCCAGAATCAAATTTCCAGTTTAATATTGTTCAGGATGTCTTTTTACTTAAGAGAGCAGACTGGCGGGAAAGCATGTTTTATGGTATTTTTACTCAACAATG GGGAAGGTTGGATATTTCTGCAGTTTGTGCATTCAGTATGAAAACTGTCCAAGAAGTCTTCGCCAAAGGAAACTATAAAGGGCCAGTGACTGTGGAACATTCCCATGTTAAATGGATGGTGTTCAGGGGAGAAGTGCCACTCCCACGTCCCGGTGCT TGCATTGATAATTTTGCCCGGAGTATTGGATACAACACTTCTCTTGATTTGCCTGATAAAATTCTGCAGTTTGTTAGAGACCATCCTTTAATGGATAATGCTGTAAATCCAATTGGTGATAGGCCAGTGCTACTGAAAAGAGGTTCAAATTATACCAGGATTGTAGTAGACAGAATCACTGGCCTAGATAAAAAAACATACGATGTTCTGTTTATAGGAACGG ATAATGGATATTTGCATAAAGCTCTCAGCTGCGACGGGGAAATGTTCATTATGGAGGAGATACAGCTGTTTCAGTCCCCAGAGCCTGTACAATCTCTTAAACTGTCTTCTAAAAAG ggATTTAATCCAGAGTGTTAA
- the SUGP2 gene encoding SURP and G-patch domain-containing protein 2, which translates to MASRRITRETFDAVVQDKVKRYRMDRNDAIEETIHHFKAHSRSVSRPRYEDSFHDDGRYSHDGPQHHPHNDWRGDTREDYPGPPYRSSSPLMRKDDYYHDHYGRPDSRDRDYGRPTSRDRDYGRPTSRDRDYDRPTSRDRDYGRPTSRDRDYGRPHPRESSRLHDTDFGSSELLGDFRSPGLVEEEYGNIESQDYDLEYGLQSESEFRPPVRRGNISRGRILRGKNITRGLIKNKVFKGDIKTPLKKWNTKKALPMTNQKSTLQPDQMPETTDRPNQRSAIAQRLNQKLILRPNQRPTVTTQRPVIRIRKSEHVLRHLNFDLVDKSDIFSTFGIEIIKWAGFHTIKNDAEFQQLFGALFELETETCAKMLASFKCSLKPEHRDYCFFTIKNLQHAALKTPKVDNEFLNMLLDKGAMKTKNCFFEIIKPFDKYMMRLQDRLLKSVTPLLMACNAYELSIKTSGFSNSGEMAGAFETTISLCRKSLALLGQTFALASAFRQEKILEAVGLQEMAPAPTSFPNFDDSTLFGREYIENLKAWLEKSGYPIQMKKIEPESTVQLKKTAPDTRPKMKIPQRADRRVVETIEKLVNSIVTGTLSAKERTAQKSCPEYWFLSEEDSLEYKYYRLKLSEMERLTSSTKDGGREGKTPEESATESVRAMLYARKVASIKKRLFKRKRLGIFTHHGVRGRKVRKSTIGTQTVLSAGTMLKRQDKLTQGSVQSKSSISEISMSEKNSSLDTAGSSQHATNPEVSLSLEEVADTEDLLASTGHSQSLLSQFPDVDAKTMETAEKLAKFVAQVGPEIEQFSIDNSADNPDLWFLQDQNSSAFKFYRMKVYELCPSINFSAISEIAALGESDKPDERNLDNLEDEEEEEEEEDDNEDEEEEAELENISQTLEEVEMEHAEEGEEEVSAGSAEEIASKEMLSKTGEETSTGEMQPSSASDSTTPNLSTQVPASAPGTPFPRKRISSKSLKVGMIPASKRVCLIEEPKVHEPVRIAYDRPRGRPVTKKKKKPKDLDFLHKKLTVKNVGFQMLQKMGWQEGRGLGSQGKGIKEPVKVGTTSAGEGLGAAGEENKEDTFDVFRQRMIQMYRQKRASK; encoded by the exons CTCATTCAAGATCGGTTTCAAGACCCAGGTATGAAGACAGTTTTCATGATGATGGAAGATATTCACATGATGGTCCCCAACACCATCCTCATAACGACTGGAGAGGAGACACTAGAGAGGACTATCCAGGGCCGCCTTATAGATCTAGTAGTCCTCTCATGAGGAAAGATGATTACTACCATGACCACTATGGTCGCCCTGATTCTCGGGACCGGGACTATGGTCGCCCTACCTCTCGGGACCGGGACTATGGTCGCCCTACCTCTCGGGACCGGGACTATGATCGTCCTACCTCTCGGGACCGGGACTATGGTCGCCCTACCTCTCGGGACCGGGACTATGGCCGCCCTCACCCTCGGGAATCCTCCAGATTGCATGACACTGACTTTGGCTCTTCTGAGCTCTTAGGTGATTTTAGGTCACCAGGACTTGTGGAAGAGGAGTATGGGAACATAGAAAGTCAGGATTATGACCTGGAGTATGGACTTCAATCTGAGAGTGAGTTCAGACCGCCAGTACGCAGAGGCAACATCAGTAGAGGAAGGATTCTGCGAGGAAAAAATATTACAAGAGGCctgattaaaaataaagtatttaaagGAGATATCAAAACTCCTCTAAAGAAATGGAACACTAAAAAAGCACTACCAATGACTAATCAGAAGTCAACTCTGCAACCTGATCAGATGCCAGAAACTACAGACCGTCCTAACCAGAGGTCTGCAATTGCCCAGCGCCTTAATCAGAAACTAATATTACGACCTAATCAGAGGCCAACTGTGACAACCCAAAGGCCTGTCATCCGAATTCGTAAGTCTGAACATGTTCTCAGACATCTTAATTTTGATCTTGTGGACAAGTCTGACATATTCTCAACCTTtggaatagaaataataaaatgggCTGGATTTCACACAATAAAAAATGATGCAGAATTTCAGCAGCTGTTTGGGGCCCTCTTCGAGCTGGAGACAGAAACGTGTGCAAAAATGCTTGCTTCGTTCAAATGCTCACTAAAGCCAGAACACAGAGATTATTGTTTCTTTACCATCAAAAATTTACAACATGCTGCTTTGAAGACTCCCAAAGTAGACAATGAGTTCTTAAATATGTTGTTGGACAAGGGTGCCATGAAGACTAAGAACTGCTTCTTTGAGATAATAAAGCCTTTTGATAAGTACATGATGAGGCTCCAAGATCGTCTTCTAAAGAGTGTCACACCTCTGCTTATGGCCTGCAATGCCTATGAATTAAGCATCAAGACAAGTGGTTTCAGTAATTCTGGAGAAATGGCAGGTGCTTTTGAGACCACCATTTCTCTGTGTCGGAAGTCCTTGGCACTTTTGGGGCAAACCTTTGCATTAGCTTCTGCTTTCAGGCAAGAGAAAATACTTGAAGCCGTTGGTCTCCAGGAAATGGCTCCAGCACCAACGTCATTCCCAAACTTTGATGATTCAACATTATTTGGAAGAGAGTACATCGAGAACTTGAAAGCTTGGCTTGAGAAAAGTGGCTATCCAATTCAGATGAAGAAAATAGAACCCGAGTCCACAGTACAGCTTAAAAAAACTGCTCCTGATACAAGACCTAAAATGAAGA TTCCACAGCGAGCTGATCGGAGAGTTGTAGAGACGATTGAAAAGCTAGTGAACAGTATTGTTACAGGTACTTTGTCAGCAAAAGAGAGGACTGCTCAGAAGAGCTGCCCTGAATATTG GTTCTTGTCTGAGGAGGATAGTCTAGAATACAAATATTACAGACTGAAGTTATCAGAGATGGAAAGATTGACATCATCTACAAAAGatggaggcagagaggggaaaaCACCAGAAGAATCTGCAACAGAATCAGTGAGGGCAATGTTGTATGCGAGGAAAGTAGCAAGTATCAAGAAAAGgctctttaaaagaaaaagacttGGAATTTTTACACACCATGGAGTTAGAGGCAGGAAAGTGAGAAAATCAACTATCGGGACACAGACTGTTCTTTCAGCTGGTACGATGCTGAAACGTCAAGACAAGCTCACCCAAGGTTCGGTTCAGTCAAAATCTTCCATATCAGAAATCAGCATGTCTGAGAAGAACTCTTCATTGGACACAGCTGGATCCTCGCAGCATGCCACCAATCCGGAAGTCTCTCTGTCACTCGAAGAAGTGGCAGACACTGAGGATTTATTGGCATCCACTGGACATTCCCAGTCACTGTTGTCTCAATTTCCTGATG TGGATGCTAAAACAATGGAAACTGCTGAGAAGCTGGCCAAGTTTGTTGCTCAGGTCGGACCAGAAATTGAGCAGTTCAGCATAGATAATAGTGCAGATAACCCAGATCTTTG GTTTCTGCAAGACCAAAACAGTTCTGCTTTCAAATTTTATCGAATGAAAGTCTATGAATTGTGCCCATCCATCAACTTTAGTGCTATTTCAGAAATAGCTGCACTTGGAGAAAGTGATAAACCTGACGAAAGAAATTTGGATAATttagaagatgaggaggaggaagaagaggaggaggacgacAATGAGGACGAAGAAGAAGAAGCTGAACTTGAGAATATCTCCCAGACCTTGGAAGAAGTGGAAATGGAGCatgcagaggagggggaagaagaggtcTCAGCAGGTAGTGCTGAGGAGATCGCATCCAAAGAGATGCTGTCCAAAACAGGAGAAGAAACTTCAACAGGTGAAATGCAGCCAAGCTCAGCTTCTGATAGTACTACACCAAATCTGTCAACACAGGTGCCAGCTTCTGCTCCTGGTACCCCTTTCCCTCGCAAAAGAATCAGCAGCAAATCTCTGAAGGTTGGCATGATTCCTGCATCTAAGAGGGTCTGCCTCATAGAGGAACCAAAAG TTCATGAACCTGTCAGAATTGCTTATGACAGACCCCGAGGCCGCCCAGTTACAAAGAAGAAGAAG aaaCCAAAAGACTTAGACTTTTTACACAAGAAATTAACAGTTAAGAATGTGGgtttccagatgcttcagaagatggGCTGGCAAGAAGGACGTGGTCTTGGTTCACAAGGAAAAGGAATCAAAGAGCCTGTGAAAGT GGGTACTACCTCTGCAGGGGAGGGCTTGGGTGCTGCAggggaagaaaataaagaagataCATTTGATGTTTTCCGTCAAAGAATGATACAAATGTACAggcagaaaagagcaagtaaataG